The genome window CATTCCGGTACTGCAAGTGTTCCATACCAGCCCCTCTGACGATCCCGCCAACCCTTTTTCTTTGGCCTCCGGCCACGTCAAGACGCTCAAGGAACTGCGCATTGCCCCGGCAGCCGTGTTCCACAAAACGGTGCATTCGTCGCTATACGCCAAGGGCGCCGACGGCGCCACGCTGCATGACTGGCTTCGGGACAACGGCATTGAAGGCATTATCGTCAGCGGCATCCGCACCGAGCAATGCTGCGAAACCACGTCGCGCCATGCCAGCGATGCGGGGTTTAAAGTCGTGTTTCCGACCGACGCCACCCTGACGTTCGCCATGCAAAGCCCGTCCGGCAAGCATTACTCACCCGCCGAAATTCGCGACCATACCGAGCTGGTGCTGCAAGGCCGCTTCGCCCGTATTGTCCGCGCCGCTGACGCGCTGACCGCCTGACCCACCCCGGCGGCAGCATGATTCCCGTTTACTTCGTGCTGCCGCGAGGCATCGTGCTGCTGGACCTTGCCGGTCCTGCCGAGGCCTTCCGGGTCGCCAACAAGCTGTGCCCCGGCACGTTCGAACAGCACTTCTGCGGCCCGTCCTCCGACGTGGAAAGCGGCATTGCCGGACTGCATCTGGCGCATATCCAGCCCCTGCCCGCCGCGCTGCCGGCCCATGCCCTGGTCATCATTTCAGGGGTAGTGGGCAAGCACACCGAGCTGCAAGATCCGGATGCGCACGCCATTATTGACTGGCTGGCTGTCCGCCACCCCGCAGACGGCTTCACGCTGATGACGGTCTGCGCGGGCGCCTTGTTTGCCGCCGCTGCCGGGCTGACCCGTCAGCGCGAATGCACCACGCACCACTCTTGTCTGGATCAACTTGCGGGCCTTGACCCCAGCGCCCGCGTACAGGACAACCGCATTTTTGTGGAAGATGGCAACCTGGTCAGCAGCGCTGGCATCACGGCGGGTATTGATCTGGCGTTGCACATGGTGTCTCGCCATTGCGGGCCGCGAGTGGCGGGCGAAGTGGCCCGCGACATGGTGGTCTACCAACGCCGGGCCGGAACGGATTCCACCTTGTCACCGTGGCTGGAACATCGCAGCCACATGCACCCCGGCGTACATCGGGTGCAGGACGCCGTCGTGCGCAACCCCGCCGCGCCCTGGTCCGCGCAATCGTTGGCGGACCACGCACACACCAGCGCGCGTCACCTGACGCGGCTGTTCCATGAACACGCGGGCTGCACGCCCATGGACTATCTCTATCAGATACGTGTTGCGCTGGCTCGTGACCTGCTGCGTGAAACCCGGCTGGACCTGGAACGGGTGGCGGAAAAAACAGGGTTCAGCTCGGCCCAGCACATGCGCCGCGTATGGCGCAAATTCCAACCGCTGACACCAAGCCTGGCACGGGCGGCGCCCATGCCATAACGGCGCCGAAGCGCCGTTATGGTCCAGCTTGGCCGATGCCGCTTATTCCTTGCGCAGCTTGCCAGGCAGCAACGGGCCTTGCATTT of Achromobacter seleniivolatilans contains these proteins:
- a CDS encoding cysteine hydrolase family protein; the encoded protein is MKQALIVIDVQDSFRQRPFWDETEYPAFVAQIQGLIDSATAQGIPVLQVFHTSPSDDPANPFSLASGHVKTLKELRIAPAAVFHKTVHSSLYAKGADGATLHDWLRDNGIEGIIVSGIRTEQCCETTSRHASDAGFKVVFPTDATLTFAMQSPSGKHYSPAEIRDHTELVLQGRFARIVRAADALTA
- a CDS encoding GlxA family transcriptional regulator, which produces MIPVYFVLPRGIVLLDLAGPAEAFRVANKLCPGTFEQHFCGPSSDVESGIAGLHLAHIQPLPAALPAHALVIISGVVGKHTELQDPDAHAIIDWLAVRHPADGFTLMTVCAGALFAAAAGLTRQRECTTHHSCLDQLAGLDPSARVQDNRIFVEDGNLVSSAGITAGIDLALHMVSRHCGPRVAGEVARDMVVYQRRAGTDSTLSPWLEHRSHMHPGVHRVQDAVVRNPAAPWSAQSLADHAHTSARHLTRLFHEHAGCTPMDYLYQIRVALARDLLRETRLDLERVAEKTGFSSAQHMRRVWRKFQPLTPSLARAAPMP